A genomic stretch from Dermochelys coriacea isolate rDerCor1 chromosome 24, rDerCor1.pri.v4, whole genome shotgun sequence includes:
- the LOC119847612 gene encoding IgGFc-binding protein-like gives MRGETQTVSQAHRLERRGCTLDSSDSGKNPGVLVESTAHELPRRCCGQERECDPELQNQGDTAVPEHPKHPDPCSGVQCRRGYQCIDKNGEPDCIPDFRTCNSVYCKEGTTCNIVHGWPRCIPNPPSCHHVKCKQGTVCKLQNGWPSCVPVPSSCQNTQCKKGTMCQVVDGWPKCVPVPSCQNTQCKEGTMCQVIDGWPKCVTMPSCQNTHCKEGTMCQVIDGWPKCIPVPSCQNIHCKEGTMCQVIDGWPKCVPVPSCQNTHCKEGTMCQVIDGWPKCVPVPSCQNTHCKEGTMCQVIDGWPKCVPVPSCQNTHCKKGTVCKEIDGWPKCVPVPSCQNTHCKEGTMCQVIDGWPKCVPVPSCQNTHCKKGTVCKDIDGWPKCVPVPSCQNTHCKKGTVCKEIDGWPKCVPVPSCQNTHCKKGTVCKEIDGWPKCIPVPSCQNTHCKEGTMCQVIDGWPKCVPVPSCQNTHCKKGTVCKEIDGWPKCVPVPSCQNTHCKKGTVCKEIDGWPKCVPVPPSCQNTHCKKGTVCKDIDGWPKCVPVPSCQNTHCKKGTVCKEIDGWPKCVPVPSCQNTYCKKGTVCKDIDGWPKCVPVPSCQNTHCKKGTVCKDIDGWPKCVPVPSCQNTHCKKGTVCHMIYGWPKCVPVPSCHDTLCKEGTVCQVIDGWPKCVPVPSCQNTHCKKGTMCQIIDGWPKCIPVPSCQNMHCKKGTVCQVVDSWPKCVTVPSCQNTHCKKGTVCKDIDGWPKCVPVPSCQNTNCKKGTVCQIIDGWPKCVPLPSCQNTHCKKGTVCKDIDGGPKCVPVPSCQNTHCKKGTVCQIVDGWPKCVPLPSCQNTHCKKGTFCSIGTMCQIIDGWPKCVPVPSCQNTHCKKGTVCKDTDGWPRCVPVPSCQNTHCEKGTFCSKVDGLPRCVPVPSCQNTQCKKGTVCKVEDGWPKCVSVPSCQNTHCKEGTLCQEEGGWPKCVPVPSCQNTRCKEGTMCKVDDGWPKCVHIPPSCKEIQCKDGTVCKMVNGWPNCLPVPCVPVPPSCLNFQCPPGTVCEIIHSWPNCVPVPSCHHFKCKEGTVCKLVNGQPECVHTPPACNGVHCKEGTVCKAIDGWPKCMRFFRAAPLSPPSCAETACKLGTVCQMVDGWPKCVPKKRSCEGIHCKPGTVCQMVDGWPKCMPKKPSCNGVHCKPGTLCQVVNGWPKCVPTHKSCDTVQCSKGMVCEVAGGWPQCVPASRSQPICWASGHPHYHTFDGHSFDFHGTCSYTVVKTCSHKPKLPAFHIITKSQKRGNTQVSFVSQVTIQVYHYNITMVKYEYGLARVNGQRTRLPISLHDGKLWLHQRGGQLVVEAEFGLKVYYDWNYYLVVKVTKAFLGRLCGLCGNYNWDPSDDFLTPSGHLATSAIEFGKSWKVEDGDRQCRHGCKGKCGGCSPELVRRYHGEAYCGLITKTAQNGPFRSCHALINPKAFLDDCVADLCTYDGYKQILCRVLKTYADACQREGTVVKDWRKQAGCPLPCPENSQYQLCGSACPSTCNDFATLDKCRLPCMETCQCKKGYMLDGGQCIPKGRCGCIHKGRLYTPGEHFWGDKKCQQKCQCNLHSRKVTCQISRCQQGEECRVANGIRSCYPTRYGTCSALGESHYITFDGLHYDFRGTCVYLLAGLCHKNSSLVKFQVLVQYQRKGSKSGSGTKVVEIQVYGVKLVIIHGKVRLNGLQINLPYNIDYDKISAYHRGWDIVVKTAFGLTVTFDGQNHIRVKVPATYGRSVCGLCGNFDGEDDNDMTMSNLLPAPTPSDFGRSWKARDIPGCKEMEKEDCMDIARVEKQHRKGKKECGLLLDRDGPFKKCHKKVNPEGYFKDCIFDRCSHKDNQTVVCHILACYAAACQAAGAKVYEWRTNKFCRPPCPQNSHYEMCSSSCPATCRSLYTPTRCPTKCREGCVCDEGFVLSSDQCVPLSQCGCVHRGFYYKPGETFYPNGFCKQRCSCQAGGIVECYHFSCGPNEECRVVDGIQRCHPVVPRTGTCHAAGDPHYLTFDGFPFDFQGNCTYVLAKSCVRKGYLPSFAIHVKNERLGRSKAAVTNTVSIIVYRRTFTLVRNRNGVVLVDGISYYLPFQLKNGLVRVYYHGANVVLHTKFGLHLSFDLNYYLAITVPKSYHSQTCGLCGNYNGKPHDDLLRPNGHLARDLRDLGVSWRVRVPGAVCDHGCASLVCPACQESRKASYIHNNYCGIIRAPYGPFSACFSTLNPTVFFNNCVHDLCKAGGNRRLMCRSIHSYVTACQAAGVKIKPWRTKKFCPMTCPANSHYKLCANPCSSGCKGVANITKCPKICAEGCQCNKGYFWGGNECVSIRHCHCFHKGRYYKPGARVLTSQCRQRCRCIPRGGVVCQSFQCPAGELCELSQGRWGCVRRDGNCTITRGDVFTSYDGVSGKVPLDGTYEISSLIDTRAASWFRVVVEFQTCKKCRAPRVTAITVYFHKLTILVNRNGRVLVNGRPVRLPARPSRVVSVSQAGNVVTVAQGSALQVLFSTRGDVTVRIDGKLARKVQAACGNYNGNSADDLRLPDGTVLDNIGEVLSYWRFSENPQDDYD, from the exons CTGCTGTTCCCGAGCATCCCAAGCACCCAGATCCCTGCAGTGGAGTGCAGTGCCGAAGGGGGTACCAGTGCATCGACAAGAATGGAGAGCCAGATTGTATCCCTGACTTTCGAACCTGCAACTCAGTATACTGCAAAGAAGGAACTACTTGCAATATTGTACATGGCTGGCCCAGGTGCATCCCCAACCCACCATCCTGCCATCACGTCAAATGCAAACAGGGGACTGTGTGCAAACTTCAGAATGGCTGGCCCAGCTGTGTCCCTGTGCCAT CATCCTGCCAGAACACCCAATGCAAAAAAGGGACCATGTGCCAGGTCGTAGATGGCTGGCCCAAGTGTGTCCCTGTGCCATCCTGCCAGAACACCCAATGCAAGGAAGGAACCATGTGCCAGGTCATAGATGGCTGGCCCAAGTGTGTCACTATGCCATCCTGCCAGAACACCCACTGCAAGGAGGGGACCATGTGCCAGGTCATAGATGGCTGGCCCAAATGCATCCCTGTGCCATCCTGCCAGAACATCCACTGCAAGGAGGGGACCATGTGCCAGGTCATAGATGGCTGGCCCAAGTGTGTCCCTGTGCCATCCTGCCAGAACACCCACTGCAAAGAGGGGACCATGTGCCAGGTCATAGATGGCTGGCCCAAGTGTGTCCCTGTGCCATCCTGCCAGAACACCCACTGCAAAGAGGGGACCATGTGCCAGGTCATAGATGGCTGGCCCAAGTGTGTCCCTGTGCCATCCTGCCAGAACACCCACTGCAAAAAGGGCACTGTGTGCAAAGAAATAGATGGCTGGCCCAAGTGCGTCCCTGTGCCATCCTGCCAGAACACCCACTGCAAGGAGGGGACCATGTGCCAGGTCATAGACGGCTGGCCCAAGTGTGTCCCTGTGCCATCCTGCCAGAACACCCACTGCAAAAAGGGCACTGTGTGCAAAGATATAGACGGCTGGCCCAAGTGTGTCCCTGTGCCATCCTGCCAGAACACTCACTGCAAAAAGGGCACTGTGTGCAAAGAAATAGATGGCTGGCCCAAGTGTGTCCCTGTGCCATCCTGCCAGAACACGCATTGTAAAAAGGGCACTGTGTGCAAAGAAATAGATGGCTGGCCCAAGTGCATCCCTGTGCCATCCTGCCAGAACACCCACTGCAAGGAGGGGACCATGTGCCAGGTCATAGACGGCTGGCCCAAGTGTGTCCCTGTGCCATCCTGCCAGAACACCCACTGCAAAAAGGGCACTGTGTGCAAAGAAATAGATGGCTGGCCCAAGTGTGTCCCTGTGCCATCCTGCCAGAACACCCACTGCAAAAAGGGCACTGTGTGCAAAGAAATAGATGGCTGGCCCAAGTGCGTCCCTGTGCC GCCATCCTGCCAGAACACTCACTGCAAAAAGGGCACTGTGTGCAAAGATATAGATGGCTGGCCCAAGTGTGTCCCTGTGCCATCCTGCCAGAACACTCACTGCAAAAAGGGCACTGTGTGCAAAGAAATAGATGGCTGGCCCAAGTGTGTCCCTGTGCCATCCTGCCAGAACACCTATTGTAAAAAGGGCACTGTGTGCAAAGATATAGACGGCTGGCCGAAGTGCGTCCCTGTGCCATCCTGCCAGAACACCCACTGCAAAAAGGGCACTGTGTGCAAAGATATAGATGGCTGGCCCAAGTGTGTCCCTGTGCCATCCTGCCAGAACACCCACTGCAAAAAGGGTACTGTATGCCACATGATATATGGCTGGCCCAAGTGTGTCCCTGTGCCATCCTGCCATGACACACTCTGCAAAGAGGGCACCGTGTGCCAGGTCATAGATGGCTGGCCCAAGTGTGTCCCTGTGCCATCTTGCCAGAACACTCATTGCAAAAAGGGTACCATGTGCCAGATCATAGATGGCTGGCCCAAGTGCATCCCTGTGCCATCCTGTCAGAACATGCATTGCAAAAAGGGGACCGTGTGCCAGGTCGTAGATAGCTGGCCCAAGTGCGTCACTGTGCCATCCTGTCAGAACACGCATTGCAAAAAGGGCACTGTGTGCAAAGATATAGATGGCTGGCCCAAGTGTGTCCCTGTGCCATCCTGCCAGAACACCAACTGCAAAAAGGGCACTGTGTGCCAAATCATAGATGGCTGGCCTAAGTGTGTCCCTTTGCCGTCCTGCCAGAACACCCACTGCAAAAAGGGCACTGTGTGCAAAGATATAGATGGCGGGCCCAAGTGTGTCCCTGTGCCATCCTGCCAGAACACCCACTGCAAAAAGGGCACTGTGTGCCAAATCGTAGATGGTTGGCCTAAGTGCGTCCCTTTGCCGTCCTGCCAGAACACCCACTGCAAAAAGGGGACTTTTTGCAGCATA GGCACTATGTGCCAGATCATAGATGGCTGGCCTAAATGTGTCCCTGTGCCATCCTGCCAGAACACCCATTGCAAAAAGGGCACTGTGTGCAAAGATACAGATGGCTGGCCCAGGTGTGTCCCTGTGCCATCCTGCCAGAACACCCATTGTGAAAAGGGTACTTTTTGCAGCAAAGTAGATGGCTTGCCTAGGTGTGTCCCTGTGCCATCCTGCCAGAACACACAGTGCAAAAAGGGGACTGTGTGCAAGGTTGAAGATGGTTGGCCAAAATGTGTCTCTGTGCCATCCTGCCAGAATACCCATTGCAAAGAGGGGACCCTCTGCCAGGAGGAAGGTGGCTGGCCGAAGTGTGTCCCTGTGCCATCCTGCCAGAACACCCGCTGCAAAGAAGGGACTATGTGCAAGGTTGATGATGGTTGGCCCAAGTGTGTTCACATCCCACCATCCTGCAAAGAAATCCAATGCAAAGATGGAACAGTGTGCAAGATGGTAAACGGCTGGCCCAACTGCCTCCCTGTGCC GTGTGTTCCCGTGCCACCATCCTGCCTGAATTTCCAGTGCCCACCGGGGACTGTGTGCGAGATCATTCACAGCTGGCCCAATTGTGTCCCAGTGCCATCCTGCCACCACTTCAAGTGCAAAGAGGGCACTGTGTGCAAACTGGTGAATGGCCAGCCAGAGTGTGTGCACACCCCACCGGCCTGCAATGGAGTACATTGCAAGGAAGGGACTGTGTGTAAGGCCATAGATGGCTGGCCCAAGTGTATGCGATTTTTCAGAGCTGCCCCATTGTCTCCTCCGTCTTGTGCTGAAACTGCCTGCAAACTGGGCACCGTGTGCCAGATGGTGGACGGCTGGCCCAAATGCGTGCCAAAGAAACGCTCCTGTGAAGGCATCCATTGCAAACCAG GTACCGTGTGCCAGATGGTGGATGGATGGCCCAAGTGCATGCCAAAGAAACCCTCTTGTAATGGTGTGCATTGCAAACCGGGCACCTTGTGCCAGGTAGTGAATGGCTGGCCCAAGTGCGTGCCAACCCACAAGTCCTGCGACACTGTCCAGTGCAGCAAAGGGATGGTGTGTGAGGTGGCAGGTGGTTGGCCCCAGTGCGTCCCAGCATCACGCTCCCAGCCCATCTGCTGGGCCTCAGGCCACCCCCACTACCACACCTTCGATGGGCACAGCTTCGACTTCCATGGCACCTGCAGCTACACCGTGGTCAAGACCTGCAGCCATAAGCCCAAGCTCCCTGCCTTCCACATCATCACCAAGAGCCAGAAGCGCGGCAACACACAGGTCTCCTTTGTCAGCCAGGTCACCATCCAGGTCTACCACTACAACATCACCATGGTCAAGTACGAGTATGGGCTTGCCAGG GTGAACGGCCAGCGGACCCGCCTGCCCATCTCCCTGCACGACGGGAAGCTCTGGCTCCACCAACGGGGAGGCCAGCTGGTCGTGGAGGCCGAGTTCGGCCTGAAGGTCTACTACGACTGGAATTACTACCTGGTGGTCAAGGTCACCAAGGCCTTCCTGGGCAGGCTGTGTGGCCTGTGCGGCAACTACAACTGGGACCCCAGCGATGACTTCCTCACCCCCTCAGGGCATCTGGCCACCAGTGCCATAGAGTTTGGCAAGAGCTGGAAGGTGGAGGACGGTGACAGACAGTGCAGGCATGGCTGCAAGGGGAAGTGCGGGGGCTGCTCACCGGAGTTGGTGAGGCGCTACCATGGAGAGGCCTACTGTGGTCTGATCACCAAGACAGCCCAAAATGGCCCCTTCCGAAGTTGCCATGCCCTGATCAACCCCAAGGCCTTCCTGGATGACTGTGTGGCCGACCTCTGCACTTACGATGGCTACAAGCAGATCCTTTGCCGGGTGCTCAAGACTTACGCGGATGCCTGCCAGCGTGAGGGCACAGTGGTGAAAGACTGGAGGAAGCAGGCCGGCTGCC ctctgccctgcccagagaaCAGCCAGTACCAGCTCTGTGGCTCCGCCTGCCCTTCCACGTGCAATGACTTTGCAACCCTGGACAAGTGCCGCTTGCCCTGCATGGAGACCTGCCAGTGCAAGAAGGGCTACATGCTGGACGGGGGTCAGTGCATCCCCAAGGGGCGCTGCGGCTGCATCCACAAGGGGCGTCTCTACACCCCTGGAGAGCATTTCTGGGGGGATAAGAAGTGCCAGCAGAAGTGCCAGTGCAACCTGCACAGCAGGAAGGTCACCTGTCAGATCTCCCGGTGCCAGCAGGGCGAGGAGTGCCGGGTGGCCAATGGTATCCGGAGCTGCTATCCCACCCGCTATGGAACCTGCTCCGCCCTGGGGGAGTCGCACTACATCACCTTCGATGGGCTGCACTACGACTTCCGCGGCACTTGTGTCTACCTCCTGGCTGGTTTGTGCCACAAGAACTCCAGCCTGGTGAAATTCCAGGTCCTGGTGCAGTACCAGAGGAAGGGCAGCAAGAGTGGCTCTGGCACAAAGGTGGTAGAGATTCAGGTCTACGGAGTGAAGCTTGTCATTATCCACGGAAAGGTCCGG CTGAATGGCCTGCAAATCAACCTCCCCTACAATATCGACTATGACAAGATCTCGGCCTACCACCGGGGCTGGGACATAGTAGTGAAGACGGCTTTTGGCCTAACAGTGACCTTTGACGGCCAGAACCACATCCGGGTGAAGGTGCCGGCCACCTATGGCCGCTCAGTGTGTGGCCTGTGTGGGAATTTTGATGGGGAAGATGACAATGACATGACCATGAGCAACCTGCTGCCAGCGCCCACCCCATCGGACTTTGGGAGGAGCTGGAAGGCCCGGGACATCCCAGGCTGCAAGGAGATGGAGAAGGAAGACTGCATGGACATAGCGAGAGTGGAGAAACAGCATAGGAAGGGCAAGAAGGAGTGCGGGCTCCTCCTGGACAGGGACGGCCCATTCAAGAAGTGCCACAAGAAGGTGAACCCGGAGGGGTACTTCAAAGACTGCATCTTTGATCGCTGCTCCCACAAGGACAACCAGACTGTGGTCTGCCACATCCTTGCCTGCTACGCCGCAGCCTGCCAAGCAGCTGGTGCCAAGGTCTATGAGTGGAGGACCAACAAATTCTGCC GgccaccctgcccccagaacaGCCACTATGAGATGTGCTCCAGCAGCTGTCCCGCCACCTGCCGCAGTCTCTACACCCCAACCCGCTGTCCCACCAAGTGCCGGGAGGGCTGTGTGTGCGACGAAGGCTTTGTGCTGAGCAGTGATCAGTGCGTCCCCCTCTCCCAGTGCGGTTGTGTCCACCGGGGCTTCTACTACAAGCCGGGCGAGACCTTCTACCCCAACGGCTTCTGCAAGCAGAGGTGTTCGTGCCAGGCAGGGGGGATCGTGGAGTGCTACCACTTCTCCTGCGGCCCCAACGAGGAGTGCCGGGTAGTGGACGGCATCCAGAGATGCCACCCAGTGGTGCCCAGGACTGGCACGTGCCATGCCGCTGGTGACCCCCACTACCTGACCTTCGATGGCTTCCCCTTTGATTTTCAAGGCAACTGCACCTATGTCCTTGCCAAGAGCTGTGTCCGAAAGGGCTACCTGCCCTCCTTTGCCATCCACGTGAAGAATGAACGTctgggcaggagcaaggctgctGTCACCAACACTGTGTCCATCATCGTCTACAGACGCACATTCACCCTGGTGCGGAACAGGAACGGTGTTGTCCTG gtgGATGGCATCTCCTACTACCTTCCCTTCCAGCTGAAGAATGGCTTGGTGCGTGTCTACTACCATGGTGCCAATGTGGTGTTGCACACCAAATTTGGCCTGCACCTCTCCTTTGACCTGAACTACTATTTGGCCATCACTGTGCCTAAGAGCTACCATAGCCAGACCTGCGGCCTGTGCGGCAACTACAATGGCAAACCACATGATGATCTCCTGCGGCCCAACGGCCACCTGGCCCGAGACCTGCGTGACTTGGGTGTCTCCTGGAGGGTGAGAGTCCCCGGGGCAGTATGTGACCATGGCTGTGCCAGCCTGGTCTGCCCCGCCTGCCAGGAGTCCCGGAAGGCGAGCTACATCCACAACAACTACTGCGGCATCATCCGGGCGCCCTATGGGCCCTTCAGCGCCTGCTTCTCCACCCTCAACCCCACCGTCTTCTTCAACAACTGTGTGCATGACTTGTGTAAGGCCGGGGGAAACCGGAGGCTGATGTGCAGGTCCATCCACAGTTACGTCACTGCCTGCCAGGCTGCTGGTGTCAAGATCAAGCCCTGGAGGACCAAGAAGTTCTGCC CCATGAcctgcccagccaacagccattACAAACTCTGTGCCAACCCCTGCTCCAGCGGCTGCAAAGGGGTGGCCAACATCACCAAGTGCCCCAAGATCTGTGCTGAAGGGTGCCAGTGCAACAAAGGCTATTTCTGGGGCGGCAATGAGTGCGTCTCCATTCGGCACTGCCACTGTTTCCACAAGGGCAGGTACTACAAG CCAGGTGCGCGGGTGCTCACATCACAGTGCCGGCAGCGGTGCAGGTGCATCCCGAGAGGGGGGGTGGTGTGCCAGTCATTCCAGTGCCCGGCGGGGGAGCTCTGCGAACTGAGCCAAGGCCGATGGGGCTGCGTGAGACGGGATGGGAACTGTACCATCACCCGAGGAGATGTCTTCACCTCCTATGATGGGGTCTCAGGGAAGGTGCCCCTGGACGGCACCTACGAGATCTCCTCGCTCATCGACACTAGGGCCGCCAGCTGGTTCCGGGTGGTAGTAGAGTTCCAGACCTGCAAAAAGTGCCGTGCACCCAGAGTCACGGCCATCACTGTCTACTTTCACAAGCTCACCATCCTGGTCAACCGCAACGGCAGAGTCTTG GTGAATGGGCGCCCAGTGCGACTCCCGGCCAGGCCCTCCAGAGTTGTGTCAGTGAGCCAGGCAGGGAACGTGGTGACCGTGGCCCAGGGCTCGGCACTGCAGGTTCTCTTCAGCACCCGTGGGGACGTGACGGTGAGAATTGATGGGAAGCTAGCCAGGAAGGTGCAAGCCGCCTGCGGGAACTACAACGGGAACAGTGCCGATGACCTGCGCCTGCCCGATGGGACAGTCCTGGACAACATCGGCGAGGTCCTCAGCTACTGGAGATTCTCCGAGAACCCCCAGGATG atTATGACTGA